The DNA region CACCTTGGAAGGCTAaagcaaattaaaatcaaatcatGTAATGGGTAAGGCATAGAACATGGAAGCAAGTGGAAATGATTGCACAAAAGATTTGTGCTTCTTCccacaaaattttattttcattcataGTTTTATGAAGCGAATATGGTTGGTTGGTTGTGCAGTAGACAAAGAGATCCATAGGAGATTCACAACCCCAAAACTCTTTCATTGATGATTCGGTTGCAAAAGAGATTTGGAAAGAGCGGGCAGGGGGCCAGGTCGCCAAAAAATTCCACAGTAAATTCACCATTGGCCCTTCCcctctccctttctctctGCACGTTCTTCtgctctcatttttttttttaaaaaaattgtttttctaaattatgaaatcaataaattaattaattggccGTAAAAAAACTAGCCTAGGGtgcaattttcttcttcttgaataGGCCAAGGGTTTACCGCAACTTTTTAAAGATCATGGGCACTATGCAACGAGGCTTCGAGGTTAAGGGACAAACtgcattttactttttttatattatgcTTTTTCAatgtttcaaaaataaaaaaattagaactCGAACTATAACTTGGGGAGAGGGCTGCAGTGGCTTGTTGTCGGGCAATGTATGAGTGTGCAAATACGATAaactattaataattttatcaggcatataaaattaaatatgattttatcaaaatatgcAATGTACATTGGAGCCATTATTTGCCTATTTAAGCTTAAATACCGACCTTAGTGAAAATCGTAAAATGAGCCTTAATAGCTATAGTTTGGAAACAAAAATCTTCATTTTGACTTTTGGTTTTTTAAGAATAACAAGAAAATTATTGCGATATGTGAATCGATTAAATTTCTCTTTAGGTTTGCATATGCTAATCAAATTTGTATCCAAAATCTTTAAAAGTAAAAGTTTTAGGTATTAATATCTATTCGACGGTGCATATTTGAATTCATATTTccgcatatatataaataaataaataatatatatatttataagtttCACTCGTCATATATAGTAATCATTCGGAAATACATCACCACAAAACCTATCAATCGATGCAAGTTcattaactaaaaataaatattttaatcttTTCTCTATATCATTGCCTAAGGACACACccacgcacacatatatatcgaTCAAACGAGAATTAGCCTAATCATTATGTTAAGGGCATCTTGTAATCTCacaaaaaaagagagactacAACTCAGTTTTTATATCTTCACCACAACTTGAAATTCTTTGTACATCTTTCTTCAatctctatctatatatatatatatatatatatatataaatttgtacCTCATGCAATAAATAgagttagaaaaataaatgtcaaTAATATATAGGGTTACAAATATAAATGTCTAAATAAGATTTACGGTTAAAATATCATTTATAggataaataagtaaaattcttGCGTTAAATGCATTAAATagtaaaacaattaaaaactatttattagttatttttgGCTATTATTAGCAAAGAAGTATTGcagtttatttataatatgaatttataCGAAGCTCTATAATTTTTTGTCCATTCAATTTTTTACGCTATCAAAATAACATGTACTTTTtatatctaaataatatttagaGTTAAAAGTACTAtaactatatttaatatttttgctGCAAATcttctatatacatataacttTTCTACCATgataataactaaaaaaatattttagataaATTTGGTAAATAAGCTTTTTGctcttatattataattgtagcaattaagtaatgtatatatataagataggTAATATACTAATGAAGAAGTGTTGTGTATTATACTTgttttcgattataaaggaGACACATTGCTTTTAGTACATTGAATGAAAATCTTTAACATCTAATAAAGAGCCACGGGTAGTCCTACTGATTATCGAACTTACGACCTCTTGGTCACCAGGCAAGAGGTACGCGACCGCGTTGTACTGTCTTTTTATGTGCTGCactatattttaatatgttgatttttaagatttaaaaaatgaaaaaaaatctattttcataattttatataatatgaaaaaaaaccgaaatccatcttttatatatatatatatgaatatatatttttatatacattataatataaagaaatgaataaataaataaaaagggataatcttttaatttttatttttctataaaaacGGAGCGAAATGGGCTGGCTTCCCATAATTGGACCAAAAGCTTGGTCGGGTCGTCGAGGTCCCCTTCCTTAATTAGGGTTCCCTTTCCTCCACGGGCACCCCACTCCGCGGGAGTGCCCCTAGCAAAAGACGACCCTCCCCCCGCATCTCCACGAACCCCACGTGACCCTCCCACACCACCTCCCCAAGAGTCGCCCACACGCCACCCTACAACCATTCACGACCCGCCAAGTGGAGGGATCAACCAATCACCTCCCTCCAACAAACGACCCGCGGGTGAGGTGGCGTCCCGTGTGGGGAGGAGGGTATTTGAATCGCCACATGGGGATGAACACAGTCTCTCTTCTCGCTCGCCTCCCAGACTCgttcgctctctctctctctatctatccGTCTTGGCTTGGCGGCGGCTGCGAGGCCCTTTGTCCCCTCCCTCCGGATCTCTCCTCccgccctctctctctctcacatctTAAACCCTAGAAATCTTCCGATCCCTAGGGTTTTTATCCACATATCCTATCGATCTATCTCCATCTCTATCTTTTCCAGTCCCTCAGCTAGTCGGCCGACCGATCCGTTCATCAGCCAGTCCGATGGCCGCCGTTGCTCCCCCTGCAGATCGTATCCTTTTTAATCTTCTTCTCGTGTGGTTTTTGGCTCCGATCCGTTCTGTTTCGGGTATAGGTCTCCTTGCTTGGATTTGGATATTGCCGTCCCTGTTCGTGCTTTGTCCTGTCTGCAGATCCGGCTTTGCTGCTGGTTTCCTGCTTGTTTTTCATCGCCTCGTGCAGTTTGGAGGCGTTAATTGTGCGAATTTTGTGCCGTGTTTGTTGATTGGACGACGGATTTTACTTTTTGGTAGAATCTCTATCGTGGTTTTGCTTCCCATGATGTTGAGTTGTTGATTGCCTTGGTTGATTTTGAGTTGTGATGCAGGTAGTGTTTGGctacttgcttttgctgaatTGGAGTTCCGAGTGATTAGCAGAGAGCTGAATTAGTAAGCTCTATTGTTGCTGGGATGTAGGTTTTCTTTAACTTTGTTTGAAATAGAAGCAGCAGATTTGCTGCAGAAGCTGTCGTTGGATGCTCAGCCGAAACCTTTGGAGATCCCCGAACCAACAAAGAAGGTATTTTATCCTCTGAGATCGTATTTCCACATTTGTTGGTAGGAATATCGGATAATCCTTGTACAGTCCGGAATCGTGTTCAACATCTAGAGTTTATTGCTATGAACCTGTCAATTTCAGTTCTGTGAGTAACTTTTTATCTTATGTGCAGCCTACTGCCAACCAGTATGGACCTGTTGATTCAGCCAATGCTCCGAATGGTCATATCCCTCCGTATGAGCGGTCGTTGACACCGTTGCTGCATGATTTCACTGATCCAACGATGTGTTATCTCCCAAATGGATATCCATCAACAGCGTATTATTACGGAGGTAAGCAATCAGGTGACCAGATATCGAAATCCAGTTGAGGTTTCTCCATATCTTTGTTATTAATTCTTGTTATTGTGTGAATTCTGCTAGGCTATGATGGGACTGGTAACGAGTGGGATGATTTCTCAAGATACGGAAATGCCGAGGGAGTTGATTTGACTTCTGtgagttccttttttttttaaaaaaaatatttggtaGCTTTTGTTGGCCACAGTGGCAGTACCTCCTGTTGATGGTCCCCGACAGTTCTAACACGGGAATgctttttccataattttgtGTTTCAGGGATTTTATGGGGACAATGGGTCTATTATGTATCCCGGTTATGGTTTTGCACCATATGGTCCATACTCTCCTGCAGCTTCACCTGTTCCTGGAAATGAACAGCTTTATGGGACTCAGCACTACCATTATCCATCGCCTTACTTCCAGTCTCTGCCAACTAGTGTACCTAATGCTCCGAATATCTCTGCTCCACAAATGGAAGTTTCTACCTCTGCTCCTACTGACCAGAAGCCTTTGCCCGTTGAGACATTAAATGGGAACTCTAATGGTCCCAAAAGTGGAGGCGCGAAAGGCAATGCTAGGTCGGGTCCCTTGAAAGCCACCCATCCAAACTCTGGTTATAATGCGAACGGTTCCTTCGGAATAGCTTCATTGCCAGGCGGTATAGCTTCTGGGTACCAAGATGTCAGATTTGGATATGATGGGCTAGGTTCCCCTATCTCATGGTCAGATGGGCCAGCTTTTGCAGATGTTCAATCCGGGAGAGTGACCAACACTGGAATGGCTAATTCGATTTCAAATGCCAAGAGTGTTCCATCTTCAAGGAATCAGAATTACCGCCCCAATTCTCATATCATGGTATGAATTGAGAAAGTGTTGATGTTCTATTCTTCCTCTCACGActatttttactgcttttaaaTCCTTTCGACTCATTACTGTCGTAAAGATGTAGGAGAAACATTGCTTTTAGATTGTTTGGATACGATAACAATTGTTATATGCGTTGCAGGGATTACATCACGCCAGACCTCTATCTGGTGTGGGCACTGCTAATGGATTTATCAACAGGTTGTACCCTAACAAGTTATATGGTCAGTATGGAAGCACAGTCAGATCTGGTATGGGCTTTGGTTATGATTCTCGAACAAATGGACGTGGATGGCTGTGTATGGATAACAAGTATAAAAACAGGGGACATGGAAGTGGCTTCTATGGTTATGGTAATGAGAACCTGGATGGCTTGAATGAACTGAATAGGGGACCTAGAGCCAAGGGATCCAAGAACCAGAAGAGCTTTTCTTCCGTGACACTGGCAGTTAAAGGGCAGAATCTTCCTAATGGGGCTAACGGAGAGGAGAAGATTAAGACAAGTGGGACCCCAGATCGCGAACAGTACAACAAAGCAGATTTTCCTGAGGAGTATgcagatgctaagttcttcgTTATTAAGTCCTATAGCGAGGACGATGTCCATAAGAGCATCAAGTACAATGTATGGGCCAGCACCCCAAATGGTAACAAGAAACTTGATGCTGCATATCGGGAGGCTCAGGAAAAAGCTGGTGACTgcccaatttttcttttcttctcggTGAGATATCTGATCAATTGTATAGAATTAGGTCAGTCACTTTCTGTGAATGGTTATCTAATGAAtgtttgaattaaaaaaaaatatgtaggTCAATACCAGTGGGCAGTTTGTTGGTGTCGCAGAAATGATGGGGCCAGTTGACTTCCAAAAGAATGTTGAATACTGGCAGCAGGACAAGTGGAATGGCTGCTTCCCTGTGAAGTGGCACATTGTGAAAGATGTACCGAACAGTTTGTTGAAGCACATTATCCTTGAAAACAACGAGAACAAACCTGTGACCAATAGCAGGGACACTCAAGAGGTATTTGCTCTCATCCTCCGTACTTTATTGTTCATCTTTTCTGTACTCTACATTATATAAGTAGTTATGTGACTTAATCTGCAGGTCAAGCTTGAGCAAGGTCCTAAgatgataaaaatatttaaggAGCACTCCTCCAAAACTTGCCTTCTGGACGATTTTGAGTTCTATGAGAACCGTCAGAAAGCAATCCAGGAGAAGAAGGCCAAGCACCAGCAATACCAGAAGCAGGCAAGACATGCTGGCTCCAATCAGTCTTTAACTTCAGATTCAATCTTACTTTCCCATTTTTGTCAAGCAATGTGCTTTTTTCACTGTTATGTGGGAGAAATTGCTGCTCAGTTAGCCCTCAGTTTCTGGAATTTGTTTCGTGTCTTCCAATCTTGACGCATTAAATCTCTATTTTGGTTTATAAATGCAGGTGTGGGAAGGGAAACTCACGTCTGAAAAGAAAGAGACTGCCAATGGGGAACTGAAATCGCCTAAGTCTTTAGAAGTTTCCTCTGATCCGACCAATGAAAATGCAGCTGCTCTGAGCAACGGGGATCTGAAGGTCCCTGAGGATCCAAAGGCAGTTATTGCAGATAAGGTTATAGCAAATGGAGTTGCAAATGCTTGCTAGCTAAATCACGAGCAAGATGGCGGCAGTTCTCACACCATGTTCAATAGAGTTTGGTCCGAAGCACCTGCTCAATGATTCGTGCCAAGATATTCATGCTGGCCAACTCTCACTATAGTAATACCGCCAGGTGTCTTGCTTTGGGCAATCCGACCTAAGGAGGGTGTGTGAAGTAATCATCATCTAAAAAATATTCTAGCTTGTCGAGGCAGGTGACTTGAAGGAAGGATCCGAGTTCCATTAGTTGTAAGGAGCTGGGGGGTGGGGGGATGTGTTATGTTCCTAGTGGGGGTTTAGATCCTAACCGGGTTTTCGCTTTAGGAGTTTGTGCTGTAGGCTTTTATCTTTATATGGCTTTTCTAAATCGCTTTTGCTCTCTTtgttctttttcccttttactGCCTTGGTGATGAAATTTATCGTCCTTGCTGCATTTGAAGTTAAGACTGCGTGTACTTTCCGTCTTGTAAAAATCCCGATCGACTTGCATTCTAAACAGCTTCACTCTTCTTTGTGAGTGAAAGCTGTTTGTATTTGTAAGAGAAGCCTGAAAGCAAGGTGGGAAAGATATCATTGCATTCTACTTTTATCAAGAAACCAAACCGTCTTCTCCATTTTCCTCTCCTCCTGGACATCCAGTTAATTTCTCCTTTTGCTTTGTGCGGTTGCAATCAAATCCGATTTTGACTCAGCAAGCAATGGCTTGTGAGGATGGGAACTTCTCATATGCATATTACAATGCAGGGCCGAACCAACTTTTGACTttaattttgccaacttgaatTTGATACAATTTATGAGGAAAATTTTTGCAATACCTTATACAATTCAACTGCAGGATTATATTACATTAATACATTCCGAACTCTCCGAAGCTATGGACTTGGAAAGTGTCCCGACCTTGTAATCTATGTTGTGAAGTAAAGTGATCCCCGCCCAGAGTAGTTGGTTGGGTGATCCAAAAGGAGATTAAAATGCATGTGTTCCCTGATTAGATTTCATGTTTCGACGGGCATCTCTTCTGCTACCTCTGGATTCCGAGATGATCGAGCTGCTTCAAGATCCTTGACAAAGGTCCTGAGACATCCATTGATTACTCGAGGTGCTGCTCCATCGCAGAACCGTTTCGCCAAATCAACAGCCTTCAGATATTACATTAAATTCATTGTTAAGTTGAGATACTGAGAAGAAATCTAGGTGTGgggaaaacagaaaaaatgATGCGCAAGAGAGGACTACAACCTCATTGATGACAATTTGGTGCCGAGTTCCAAGCACTGATATCTCAGACATTGCCAAATGGAGAATGCAGAACTCCAGGATCTTGCCTGCTGGTTCATTCTGAAGTAGAAAAACCAAGAATGTTCAGTAGAATATAAGTACACAGAACATGATGGGCGAGAACTGAGCAACTCTCGTGTGAGAGATCATGGACCGATTATCTCAAAGAAGGTAATGCATTCTTAATAAGAAACATTTGACAATGAGAAATATGTTAAATGGCCTGCCCACTTGAAACGATAAGAAATGTCAGCATAATTTCACAAGGCACCACTCAGAGCCATAAGTAAATCTCCTCACTGGTGGATGCCTACTGACATGATCCAGAAATCAACAATTTCATCAAATAGTATCACATTTTCAGTCAGTTGAAGAGAACAAAGAGGAAGAAATGAAACTTATGCAGCTACTTGTCTTAGGTGTTCAACAGCTCATAACTAATAATAATGCATAAAGAAGATGGACAGAGTCGAAAAATGCCTGGAATTTTcgaaagaaaaatatcatgAGGCGACCAGTGAATTATTTGTATGGGAGCAGAGTATATGTGCGACCTTCCAGTTTGGAGGGGCCACTTTGTCGATGACAAGCACGTGACTGTCCCATTGATCAACCATTGCGACTAAAAGTTTCCTCGTAAATCTACAGCAGCAAAAGAACAACTCAAAGGCAGAACCAAGAGTTTCCTCAAGCCAAAGCTCATGAAAGACCACAGTACTTAGAAATGCTATAATTTCCTTTGTAAGGGTAATGTACCTCAATATCAGTTTGCTGTATACCATCTTCGGCGGGGCAGAAAGGACTTCAGCTTCTGTATTCATAAAACAATCAGTTTAGTGTTGACAGATTCTGAAAATATGAAAGAAGCATGGAAACATCCCTTCGGCCCTGTGATTTTGCATCATCACAGAAAAGCTTCAAAGCATGGAGAAAAAGAGCACGGAGAAGCTCTTACTGCCATTTGCGTGAATTAGCGTCCCTTGCATAGGGATAAGTCTGCTAATTCATTCATTACTTTACAAATGAAAAAGATCTCTTTGGAAGGATAAAGATAACAAGGCAGCCGGACGGATTACGACAAAACTTCTAAGCCCGGCAAGCATAGTTAATCGAAATCTAATTCGAATAGGTAGGTCAAATTCTTGCTATAAAGAGAAACTAGCCGAGACAATCCCCAAACAGGGCAGGTTACCACAAAGTTCTTCCTTCATCAAACAAGTACAAACATTTGTTGAATTCAAATTACTCAGCGAAAAGAAACTGCTGccaaataaaaggaaatagcaATTCAGAAAAGGCTGCAGAAACACTTCATTTACCAATGGCAGATTTCTTCTCATCGTTCCGCAGGAGCACGTCAGCTTCTTCCTCTGTGTCAGTCGTAACAGGAGGGCCACCGAAGCTCATGTGGTTGTACTCCAACAGCGATGCCTTGTCGAATTCATAACCTGGCTCTGAACGCGTGCATTCATCCCCCCAGAAACAGTCAGATGACGACTCAGCGGATTCAAAGGAATAGCACAATTCAACATTATTCGAGCATACAATATTCCGTAGAGATTACCTCTTCTCATGTTCATCCGCTTCTCGAACAGCCGAACCGGATCAGACCCTTCTAAGCAAGCCGCATAAGAAATCATTCTGACACGACAAGAGCAAACATTCTCATACACAGACCAAGAAAACATTGAGCACAACTTGCCATTATCCTCTGTCCGAGGACAAGAGAAACAGGGGAACTTACAGAGCGAGCTCACGAGCGGCTCTTGGGCTGCAGAACCTGCCGCTCTTATCAATCTTGGGCAGCAAATCCTTGGCAGGGGCGTCGACCGTGTTCCTCGACTTCTCGAACGCTTCCTCCACCGCCAAGACCGAGCTGCGGAGGGAGACCCGCGGGGACGAGACCACCGGCAGGAGGGCCTTCCTCGTGGAGCCCAACTGGGGGCCACCCAGTCTCAGGAACCCGCATGTCGCGTGGAGGGATGAAGAAGACAGAGAGGAAGGAGGGCACTCGATGAGTTGGGTCTTCGAGTAGAAggcagaggaggaagaggaggacgAGGGGGAGCAGCTGAGGAGGGAAGAAGTGCCGGTGACTGCTCTCTCCATCGTCGAAGCTCAGACAGAGCAAAGCGTTGGAAGACGACTCTTATCTGTTCAAGACTGCCCCGTTTTTCAAGAGGGAAAGATATTCGGCGGAAAACCGACAGCGTTTTAGCAAATTCCCAAGATTCAAAAACGTTGTCGTGTCACTGTGTGAGTGTCccgtcttctctctctctctctctctctctctcgctttcGTCTGCCATTAGCATTCGACTTGGAGCTCCAAAGTATCGAACTTTGCTCATAATTAAGCTCCGGTCGTgatctttcttcttttgggCATACAATAGAACATGAAAGATTTCGTCCTTGTCGCATTTCTGGCGCTGTGGAGCACCTTAGTGGTCGTGCCAGCTTCCTCCCTCTCCAAAGACCAATTCCGCGGAATTGCACCCGACGGTCTGTCTGTCTCCACTCATTGCCTCGTTTTGCTCGGATTTCTGCTCGGCGGGTCTTTTTGTTCTGTTGATTTGATCTTGTGGGGCTTTCGAGGATTTGCAGATGAGAAGTATTACAAGTCGTCGGACGTAATCAAATGCAAGGACGGATCCAGGAAATTCACCATAGCTCAGCTCAATGACGACTTCTGCGATTGCCCTGATGGTTCTGATGAACCAGGTTTTGTCTCCACTGCTTATATTGTATAAGATTTTCTTGTTCTACATTATTTCCATGCTGATTGCTGCAGATGGGATTGGTAGCATTCTTGTTTCTGATTTCGTGCTATGGCAGTTGTCTAGATGATGGAACTTGGAACGGCTTTTTGAGACTGTTTTGATTCATGGAGAAGTTTGTAATCCATGTGTCTGAGAATAGTGGAGGTTTCCGAGTGTAATGctgtttttcatcatttttgcACCTCTGCTGATGTCTCTTTGCTTAACCCTGAAAGTGATTTCTCGGGTTTCAGGAACATCGGCATGCCCCAATGGGAAATTCTACTGCAGAAATGCAGGACATGTTCCAGTGATGTTGTTCTCTTCGAGGGTCAATGACGGTATATGCGGTAAGCATTTTTGTGCTGCTATTCCgatctctctttttcttccaaTGGGGAGACGTCTTGGTTTTTGGAGTTATGAGTAATATACCCATAAAACAATACTTCAATGAGTTTTAAAATGACGTAGAATAATGAATACGAATAATTCAATGGAAATCATGCTGCAATCAATGTCCTGGCTCTCGGTAATTATGGAAATTTTATCATGTATACAATTGATATGGATCTAGGATCAGTTTTTGAATGAAGATTTGGTGGATTGATTGTATCACTCTgctgttttattcttttacGAGGTTATATTTATTTGGCTGACTTCTTTTTGAGGTTACTGTTTAACATGTgtaaaggggggaaaaaaaaggtgtCTCATCATATAGTATGGCCTGCATCTAATCTTTTGATAATGACTATATCCTTCTCTATCATTTTTCAAGTTTGTAACTTAAGTGCATTCGCTTTGTGTCTAGACTGCTGTGATGGGAGTGATGAGTATGATGGTAAAGTGAAGTGTTCAAATACATGTTGGGAAGCCGGAAAAGTGGCTAGGGataagttgaagaagaagattgcaACATATCAAGAGGGAGTGACCATTCGCAAGCGAGAAGTTGAACAAGCTAAAATATCTCTGGAGAAAGACAAGCAGGAGCTATCGAGGCTGAAAGATGAGGAGAAGATACTGAAAGGCCTTGTTCAACAGCTTCAAGGTGCGGCTTAGGCTCTTTCCTTGGGTATtagtttttcttaatttagtATTTGTTCTTATATCGTTATGATCGTGTTATAATCGGAAGGTTTGTTCGTGAACAGtcactcacacacacacacaaagcATTAAATACAGTGATTTAATCGAACATAAATTCATTTCATTGCTTATTTTGTAACCAAATTCACGGGCTTCTTTGTTGCCTATAGAATTGATACATTTGCAATCGATCAAACATGTTTTAGATGCTTATTAGAGTACTACAACATATATCTGCTGCTAATCAGTTGAGTGATCATTCAATCTGCTCTGATCTCATTACTTCAATAAACTATGGTTAAAATCAGCGAAATTTGTCTTTGGAATTCGTAAAGAGTTTTGCATTGTCTATGAGCTTATGCTTGTATGAGACAGATGTATCCTCATGCCCTCCTATTGATCATCTTACTATCAATGTTAAGGCTCATTCTTATATTCATGTATCTATACGCATAAATCTGgttgtttgattttaaaagataCATCGTAAAAGAATGTATTTTCTGTATCCCTCATAGAGCGTAAAGAACAAATTGAGAAGGCAGAGGAGAGAGAGCGCCTACAacgagaaaaagaagagaaggaaagaaaagaagctgAGGAGAAAGctgagagggagaggagaaaAACTAATGTGGAAGCTGGGGAGGAGAACAAAGAAGCAGAAATAAGAACTGAAAAGGAGGGCGAAGACACAACAAGTCCAGATAATGATAAAATTGGGCTCCTGGATGATTCCCCCCTTGATCAGGTTAGATTGCTGAATTTTGTTCTAGTTTATTAAGAGGTAATCTAAGCATGCTATAGATATTTCTCTGTGCGTGTTCTTCCCATCTTACAAATTTGGAAAATTAGCATGCTATTTTCAACTGATCAGATTTTATGCATCGTTGGTTGGCCAAATTCAAAGCTGCTTGTCTCTTGATTTCCATAATTTGGCTCAGGAGGTTGTCCATTAATAAGGAATATCTATTTTTCACCCTTATTTTCACCCTTATTTTATGTAAGTGTGCATCCTTTGAAGAAGATGGCTGCTTTTTCATGCTTTTATGACCATTCTCACATTTTCATGCTTTCAACAGCAGAATGAAGTAGACGACTTGCCAAATGAAGGACAAGAGACTGATACTGCTGTAGTTGAAGACCCACATCCTAATGAGGAAGAGCAGGTAAACCTATGTTCCACTTATATAATTTGAGCACATTGTGCTTATGTAGTTTCCCTATCCAATCCCCGAATGCACTTAGCCAAGTATCTGTTTTATATAGCATGCCGATGGAGACAGGGCATCAGTGCCAACTTCTCACAAGAAAGAGCCCGCGGTTGCATCTGAAACTGTTCTTGAAGCTGGAGTGGAACCTTCCGATCAAATCCCAGCTGAGGtgcaatttacttttttagGAACTTCTTGACGGcctatctttttcttttctcctccttctcatttgttttcttcttcctaTTGCTTTTCcctattcttttatatttatgttcTTCTCTTCTGTTCCAAGCTGAATATTAGCAAGATTTCTATTAGTCGTTGACTGGATAAAATCCTAGCATTATGCTTTATCCACTTTATTGAACCATGTATTGATTTCACTGATCTTTTCTGAGCATAAGTTTTTCTAACTATTTTCGCGACACTGAAAATTAGGCCAAGTTGGGCTGATTTTAGGACTGTCGATTGATTCTTCTGGTCCTTTTGTTCTTGATAGTTCTGCATTTTGGCTTTTCTTTGATCTATGTTGATTATTATAGCTGTTATGGAATATACAGGGGATTGTTGCATCTGATAACACCGAGGGCCTTTCAAAGGAAGAATTGGGTCGGTTGGTTGCTTCTCGTTGGACAGGAGAGCAAGTT from Punica granatum isolate Tunisia-2019 chromosome 3, ASM765513v2, whole genome shotgun sequence includes:
- the LOC116201866 gene encoding glucosidase 2 subunit beta-like isoform X2, whose product is MKDFVLVAFLALWSTLVVVPASSLSKDQFRGIAPDDEKYYKSSDVIKCKDGSRKFTIAQLNDDFCDCPDGSDEPGTSACPNGKFYCRNAGHVPVMLFSSRVNDGICDCCDGSDEYDGKVKCSNTCWEAGKVARDKLKKKIATYQEGVTIRKREVEQAKISLEKDKQELSRLKDEEKILKGLVQQLQERKEQIEKAEERERLQREKEEKERKEAEEKAERERRKTNVEAGEENKEAEIRTEKEGEDTTSPDNDKIGLLDDSPLDQNEVDDLPNEGQETDTAVVEDPHPNEEEQHADGDRASVPTSHKKEPAVASETVLEAGVEPSDQIPAEGIVASDNTEGLSKEELGRLVASRWTGEQVEKGEGGSSGTHDPEKMPKDAHDEEGVTYASENDDDDDEDEDDDDRKYEYGDLEDDMPEDVPEDNYGDSGSSYDSKPNDDTDFSDVDTPSNPSWLDKIKQTVQNVLQAVNLIKQTPVDKSEAARVRQEYESSSTKLSKIQSRISTLSEKLNNDFGPEKEFYSFYGRCFESKQNKYTYKVCPFKEATQEEGYSKTRLGEWDKFENSYKVMIFANGDKCWNGPDRSLKVKLRCGLTNEVTDVDEPSRCEYVALLSTPALCLEEKLKELQHKLELMNKELPQEQGHDEL
- the LOC116201866 gene encoding glucosidase 2 subunit beta-like isoform X3 — translated: MEKFVIHVSENSGGTSACPNGKFYCRNAGHVPVMLFSSRVNDGICDCCDGSDEYDGKVKCSNTCWEAGKVARDKLKKKIATYQEGVTIRKREVEQAKISLEKDKQELSRLKDEEKILKGLVQQLQERKEQIEKAEERERLQREKEEKERKEAEEKAERERRKTNVEAGEENKEAEIRTEKEGEDTTSPDNDKIGLLDDSPLDQQNEVDDLPNEGQETDTAVVEDPHPNEEEQHADGDRASVPTSHKKEPAVASETVLEAGVEPSDQIPAEGIVASDNTEGLSKEELGRLVASRWTGEQVEKGEGGSSGTHDPEKMPKDAHDEEGVTYASENDDDDDEDEDDDDRKYEYGDLEDDMPEDVPEDNYGDSGSSYDSKPNDDTDFSDVDTPSNPSWLDKIKQTVQNVLQAVNLIKQTPVDKSEAARVRQEYESSSTKLSKIQSRISTLSEKLNNDFGPEKEFYSFYGRCFESKQNKYTYKVCPFKEATQEEGYSKTRLGEWDKFENSYKVMIFANGDKCWNGPDRSLKVKLRCGLTNEVTDVDEPSRCEYVALLSTPALCLEEKLKELQHKLELMNKELPQEQGHDEL
- the LOC116201866 gene encoding glucosidase 2 subunit beta-like isoform X1, translated to MKDFVLVAFLALWSTLVVVPASSLSKDQFRGIAPDDEKYYKSSDVIKCKDGSRKFTIAQLNDDFCDCPDGSDEPGTSACPNGKFYCRNAGHVPVMLFSSRVNDGICDCCDGSDEYDGKVKCSNTCWEAGKVARDKLKKKIATYQEGVTIRKREVEQAKISLEKDKQELSRLKDEEKILKGLVQQLQERKEQIEKAEERERLQREKEEKERKEAEEKAERERRKTNVEAGEENKEAEIRTEKEGEDTTSPDNDKIGLLDDSPLDQQNEVDDLPNEGQETDTAVVEDPHPNEEEQHADGDRASVPTSHKKEPAVASETVLEAGVEPSDQIPAEGIVASDNTEGLSKEELGRLVASRWTGEQVEKGEGGSSGTHDPEKMPKDAHDEEGVTYASENDDDDDEDEDDDDRKYEYGDLEDDMPEDVPEDNYGDSGSSYDSKPNDDTDFSDVDTPSNPSWLDKIKQTVQNVLQAVNLIKQTPVDKSEAARVRQEYESSSTKLSKIQSRISTLSEKLNNDFGPEKEFYSFYGRCFESKQNKYTYKVCPFKEATQEEGYSKTRLGEWDKFENSYKVMIFANGDKCWNGPDRSLKVKLRCGLTNEVTDVDEPSRCEYVALLSTPALCLEEKLKELQHKLELMNKELPQEQGHDEL